One region of Bubalus kerabau isolate K-KA32 ecotype Philippines breed swamp buffalo chromosome 6, PCC_UOA_SB_1v2, whole genome shotgun sequence genomic DNA includes:
- the KCNA10 gene encoding potassium voltage-gated channel subfamily A member 10: MDVCGWKEMEVALVNFDNSDEIQEEPGYATDFDPTTPKGRPGSSPFSNWKTLINDSTSHETVFSKLPGDYVDSPGPETVVLNEGNQRVIINIAGLRFETQLRTLNQFPETLLGDREKRMQFFDSMRNEYFFDRNRPSFDGILYYYQSGGKIRRPANVPIDVFADEISFYELGSEAMDQFREDEGFIKDPETLLPTNDIHRQFWLLFEYPESSSAARGVAVVSVLVVIISITIFCLETLPEFREDRELKVVRDPSLNMSKTVLSHTMFTDPFFMVESTCIVWFTFELVLRFMVCPSKTDFFRNIMNIIDIISIIPYFATLITELVQETEPSAQQNMSLAILRIIRLVRVFRIFKLSRHSKGLQILGQTLKASMRELGLLIFFLFIGVILFSSAVYFAEVDEPESHFSSIPDGFWWAVVTMTTVGYGDMCPTTPGGKIVGTLCAIAGVLTIALPVPVIVSNFNYFYHRETENEEKQSIPGEIDKLLNSAGSRMGSTDSLSKTNGSCSAEKSRK, translated from the coding sequence ATGGATGTGTGTGGCTGGAAAGAAATGGAGGTTGCTCTGGTCAACTTTGATAACTCAGACGAAATCCAGGAAGAGCCAGGCTATGCCACAGACTTTGACCCAACCACCCCAAAAGGCCGGCCTGGGAGCAGCCCCTTCTCCAACTGGAAGACCCTCATCAATGACAGCACCAGCCATGAGACGGTCTTCTCCAAGCTCCCAGGAGACTACGTTGATTCCCCAGGGCCTGAGACGGTGGTCTTAAATGAAGGAAACCAGCGGGTGATCATCAACATTGCTGGCCTAAGGTTCGAGACCCAGCTCAGAACCCTCAATCAGTTCCCAGAGACCCTCCTGGGAGACCGGGAGAAAAGGATGCAGTTCTTTGACTCCATGAGAAATGAGTATTTCTTTGACAGGAACCGGCCTAGTTTTGATGGGATCCTATACTATTACCAATCTGGTGGGAAGATCCGGCGGCCGGCCAATGTCCCTATCGACGTCTTTGCAGACGAGATCTCCTTCTATGAGCTGGGCAGTGAGGCCATGGACCAGTTCCGAGAGGATGAAGGCTTCATCAAAGATCCTGAAACATTGCTCCCCACCAATGACATCCACCGGCAGTTCTGGCTCCTCTTTGAGTACCCTGAGAGCTCCAGTGCCGCCCGTGGTGTGGCTGTGGTCTCCGTCTTGGTCGTgatcatctccatcaccatctTTTGCCTGGAGACCCTTCCTGAGTTCCGAGAGGATAGGGAGCTGAAGGTGGTGAGAGACCCCAGCCTCAACATGAGCAAAACAGTCCTCTCCCACACCATGTTCACTGACCCTTTCTTCATGGTGGAGTCCACCTGCATTGTGTGGTTCACCTTTGAACTGGTGCTCCGGTTCATGGTCTGCCCCAGCAAGACTGACTTCTTCAGGAACATCATGAACATCATTGACATCATCTCCATCATCCCCTACTTTGCAACCCTCATCACGGAGCTGGTCCAGGAGACAGAGCCAAGTGCCCAGCAGAACATGTCCCTGGCCATCCTGAGGATCATCCGCCTGGTGAGGGTCTTCCGCATCTTCAAGCTCTCCCGCCACTCCAAGGGGCTGCAGATCCTGGGGCAGACACTGAAGGCTTCCATGCGGGAGCTGGGGCTGctcatcttcttcctcttcatcGGCGTCATCCTCTTCTCCAGCGCAGTCTACTTTGCCGAGGTGGATGAGCCAGAGTCCCATTTCTCTAGCATTCCTGATGGCTTCTGGTGGGCGGTGGTCACCATGACAACTGTGGGCTATGGGGACATGTGCCCGACCACCCCAGGGGGAAAAATCGTGGGCACTCTGTGTGCCATCGCAGGGGTCCTCACCATTGCCCTCCCTGTGCCTGTTATTGTCTCCAACTTTAACTACTTCTACCATCGGGAGACTGAGAATGAGGAGAAGCAGAGCATCCCAGGAGAAATCGACAAACTCCTCAACAGTGCAGGCTCAAGAATGGGCAGCACAGACTCTCTTAGCAAGACCAATGGTAGCTGCTCTGCAGAGAAGTCCAGGAAGTGA